The proteins below come from a single Micropterus dolomieu isolate WLL.071019.BEF.003 ecotype Adirondacks linkage group LG05, ASM2129224v1, whole genome shotgun sequence genomic window:
- the scp2b gene encoding sterol carrier protein 2b, with protein sequence MPEIQTPRIRAINTSASDGLEGFKAHAVFQEINKKLQEDGEQFVKKIGGVFAFKVKDGPNGQEAIWFVDVKNGNGCVHNDTAKKADCTISMSDTDLLALMTGKMNPQTAFFQGKLKITGNMGLAMKLQSLQLQPGKAKL encoded by the exons ATGCCTGAAATACAGACACCAAG GATTCGAGCCATTAACACCAGTGCTAGTGACGGACTGGAGGGATTCAAGGCACATGCTGTGTTCCAGGAAATCAACAAGAAGCTCCAGGAG GATGGGGAGCAGTTTGTGAAAAAGATCGGGGGAGTGTTTGCCTTTAAAGTAAAGGATGGTCCAAACGGACAGGAGGCAATTTGGTTTGTGGATGTGAAGAACGGCAACGGCTGTGTTCACAATGACACGG CTAAAAAAGCAGATTGCACCATTTCCATGTCTGACACAGACTTGTTGGCCTTGATGACAGGGAAGATGAACCCACAGACT GCATTTTTCCAGGGCAAGCTGAAGATCACAGGCAACATGGGACTGGCCATGAAGCTTCAAAGCCTGCAGCTGCAGCCGGGCAAAGCCAAGCTGTAG
- the podn gene encoding podocan gives MAFPKHSILQALSVLLLAWVLVRCQAPLEPEKEEEEEIEVSTVVKKSESIECPPECSCTSDGAVDCAGVDLKEFPSELSGNTRQLSLQNNKIEEITVEQISHLHQIETLNLQNNWLTTDGLEDEGFEMLEQLAYLYLANNKLTGAPKVLPPSLVSADFAANQLTRIYPYTFGHKPKLRSVYLHNNKLTDAGLPDHMFNGSDNLEIITMSSNFLRVVPRNLPSSLYRLHLKSNKLEKIPAGAFDNLRNLRELYLQNNLLSNEGMDNETFSQLSSLECLDLSNNNLSVVPTGLPRNLVLLHLEKNSIRSIPGDALTSVRNLEYLLLHNNKLRSRSIHPTAFQGLKKLHTLHMYNNLLERVPRGLPRRAKTLMLLHNSISEIGRNDMVLLYTLTELNLSYNKLTSAKLHREAFRKMRLLETLDLSGNSLHSMPLGLPRSLQVLKIKNNQLNSIPDGALTGMEKLQKLILGNNMLKLNSVYQGAWMELSALTTLDLSGNQLSHIPSDLPESLEYLYLQSNRISSVPASAFEGTPNIKGIFLRFNRLSVNSVDESSFAHLSNLQVLDIGTGNTDPHFKREETEGDKMMEEKQET, from the exons ATGGCCTTTCCAAAGCATTCCATCCTGCAGGCCCTGAGTGTTCTGCTCTTGGCCTGGGTGTTGGTGCGTTGCCAGGCCCCTCTCGAAccggagaaagaggaggaggaagagatagAAGTCTCAACAGTGGTGAAAAAATCTGAGTCGATCGAATGTCCGCCAGAGTGCAGCTGTACGTCAGACGGGGCAGTAGACTGCGCTGGAGTCGACCTCAAGGAGTTCCCCTCCGAGCTTTCTGGCAATACCCGCCAGCTATCTTTACAG AACAATAAAATCGAGGAGATAACAGTGGAGCAAATTTCCCATCTGCATCAGATTGAGACTCTCAACCTTCAGAACAACTGGCTTACTACAGATG GCCTTGAAGATGAAGGTTTTGAGATGCTTGAACAGCTGGCTTATTTATATTTGGCAAATAACAAG CTCACTGGAGCACCAAAAGTCTTACCACCTTCTTTGGTCAGCGCTGACTTTGCTGCTAATCAGCTTACAAGGATCTACCCGTATACATTTGGCCATAAACCAAAACTgag GTCTGTGTATCTCCATAACAACAAGCTGACTGATGCAGGACTTCCTGATCATATGTTCAATGGTTCTGACAACCTGGAGATCATCACTATGTCGAGCAACTTCCTTCGCGTTGTCCCGAGGAACCTACCCTCCTCCCTTTACCGTCTTCATCTGAAG AGTAACAAGCTGGAGAAAATCCCAGCGGGAGCCTTTGACAACTTGCGAAACCTCAGAGAGCTGTATCTTCAGAACAACCTCCTCAGCAATGAGGGCATGGACAACGAGACTTTCAG CCAACTGAGCAGCCTGGAGTGTCTGGACTTGTCAAATAACAACCTGAGCGTCGTCCCCACGGGTCTGCCTCGCAATCTAGTGCTGCTACACCTGGAGAAGAACTCCATCCGCAGTATCCCTGGAGATGCTCTGACTTCTGTCCGAAACCTCGAGTACTTGCTCCTCCACAATAACAAGCTCCGCTCACGGTCTATCCACCCAACTGCCTTCCAG gGCTTGAAGAAGCTGCACACCCTCCACATGTACAATAACTTGCTGGAGCGGGTTCCCAGGGGCTTGCCTCGGCGGGCCAAGACCCTAATGTTACTCCACAACTCCATTTCCGAAATTGGCCGCAACGACATGGTCCTGCTGTACACCCTGACCGAGCTCAACCTCAGCTACAACAAGTTGACCAGCGCCAAGCTGCACCGCGAGGCCTTCAGGAAGATGCGTTTATTGGAAACCCTGGATCTGTCAGGGAACAGCCTTCACTCGATGCCCCTGGGTCTTCCTCGCAGCCTGCAGGTGCTCAAAATCAAGAACAACCAGCTGAACTCCATACCAGACGGCGCACTGACGGGCATGGAGAAGCTACAAAAGCTCATCCTGGGCAACAACATGCTGAAACTGAATTCAGTCTACCAGGGAGCCTGGATGGAGCTCAGTGCTCTCACA ACACTAGACCTGTCTGGCAACCAGCTGTCACACATCCCCTCAGACCTGCCTGAGTCTCTGGAGTACCTCTACCTGCAAAGTAACCGCATCTCCAGTGTTCCTGCTTCAGCATTTGAAGGCACTCCAAATATCAAAGGCATCTTCCTCCG